Within the Nocardioides humi genome, the region CCTGACGGTGACGGCGAGGTGGCCGCGGAGCCGGTCGGCACCGGCGGCGACGCGCCGCCGGTAGGGTGCCCTCGATGATCCGCGTCGTCGCTGCCGAGGACAGCTACCTGATCCGGGAGGGGCTGCGGCTCCTGCTGGACACCCAGCCCGACCTCGAGCTGGTGGCGACGGCGACGTCCCTCCCCGAGCTGCTTGCGGTCGTCGACCGGCATCGTCCCGACGTGCTGGTGACCGACGTACGGATGCCTCCGGACCAGGGCGACGAGGGCATCCGCGCCGCCGAGCGGCTGGCCACCACCCACCCGGACCTGGGGATCGTCGTCCTCTCGCAGTACGTCGAGCCCGACTGGGCGCTCCGGCTGTTCGAGCCGTCGGCCGCCCGCCGGGCGTACCTGCTCAAGGAGCGGGTCGGCGACATCGGCCAGCTGCGGCAGGCGATCGAGGCGGTCACCACCGGCGGCTCCGTGCTCGACCCCCGGGTCGTCGACGCCCTGGTCCAGGCCCGGGTCGCCCGCGAGCGCTCGCCCCTCGCGCGGCTGACCCCGCGGGAGACCGAGGTGCTCGCGCTGATCGCCGCCGGGCTCTCCAACACCGCCATCGCCGCCCGGCTGGTGCTCTCCGAGCGGGCGGTGGAGAAACACATCACCGCCGTGCTCACCAAGCTCGACCTCGGCCCCGACGACCCCGCTGTGCACCGGCGGGTGCGGGCGGTGCTGGTGTACCTGTCCGAGGGCTGAGTCCGGACCAGGTCCGGCCGCTGGCGTGCGAGACCTCGGTCAGGCGCGCTCGGCCTCACGCTCCTGGTACTCGCGCGGCGAGAGTCCGTGGAAGCGGGAGAAGGCGGCACTGAAGGTCGGCAGGTGGGCGTAGCCGACGCGGCGGGCGACGGCGCTGGGCTTGGCGCCGCCCACCAGCAGGTCGCGCGCGACGCGCATGCGGGCGGC harbors:
- a CDS encoding response regulator transcription factor; its protein translation is MIRVVAAEDSYLIREGLRLLLDTQPDLELVATATSLPELLAVVDRHRPDVLVTDVRMPPDQGDEGIRAAERLATTHPDLGIVVLSQYVEPDWALRLFEPSAARRAYLLKERVGDIGQLRQAIEAVTTGGSVLDPRVVDALVQARVARERSPLARLTPRETEVLALIAAGLSNTAIAARLVLSERAVEKHITAVLTKLDLGPDDPAVHRRVRAVLVYLSEG